The Pseudochaenichthys georgianus chromosome 24, fPseGeo1.2, whole genome shotgun sequence genome includes a region encoding these proteins:
- the LOC117440266 gene encoding uncharacterized protein: MKKMRDTLEYRQQLVHDPDRSSTVLSVFPRLLDTKGLILQDFSLLFGSETPSKLLEKWPTSFKAKVIQQAEMLTSTPLLKRLLLSAMNQRADEPSLESPEWDSDMASILLLLHLLSPQPAGRNKTQKISVAQAIDHLVVFHKSCRSLDEHLQSHMDTSQPYLLASGTSKEAVGNFFILIDKKLIPCEATTSLAAIDELFKLHFVLGTSYDPALKSMFTFLQTTVYNIDVDTTSESPKVKELRTKFVSNV, encoded by the exons ATGAAGAAGATGAGAGACACACTGGAATATAGACAGCAGCTTGTCCACGATCCTGACAGATCCTCCACTGTCCTTTCAGTATTCCCGCGCCTGCTGGACACTAAAGGATTG ATTCTCCAAGACTTCAGTCTCCTCTTTGGGTCAGAAACTCCATCCAAACTACTGGAAAAGTGGCCAACCTCCTTCAAAGCAAAGGTCATCCAACAGGCAGAAATGCTGACTTCCACACCCTTGCTGAAGCGCTTGTTGTTGTCTGCCATGAACCAAAGGGCTGATGAACCATCACTGGAATCACCAG AGTGGGACAGTGATATGGCATCCATCCTCCTCCTTCTGCACCTCCTGTCACCCCAGCCTGCGGGAAGGAACAAAACCCAGAAGATCAGTGTAGCTCAGGCCATTGACCATCTGGTCGTATTTCACAAG TCCTGTAGGAGTCTGGATGAGCACCTTCAGAGCCATATGGACACGAGCCAGCCATATCTTCTTGCTTCAGGGACCAGCAAGGAGGCTGTCGGCAACTTCTTCATTCTGATCGACAAGAAGCTCATCCCCTGTGAGGCTACCACTTCCTTAGCAGCAATTGATGAACTTTTTAAGCTTCACTTTGTCTTAGGCACTAGCTATGATCCAGCACTCAAAAGCATGTTCACATTTCTGCAAACAACTGTCTATAACATAGACGTTGACACCACCAGTGAGAGCCCCAAGGTCAAGGAACTGAGAACTAAGTTTGTGAGTAATGTATAA